In Oenanthe melanoleuca isolate GR-GAL-2019-014 chromosome 19, OMel1.0, whole genome shotgun sequence, a genomic segment contains:
- the NUP88 gene encoding nuclear pore complex protein Nup88 isoform X2 → MAADCGPAEQWRAALPQHALFGRLRERAPAAPGPPRLRDLLCGLGADLLLWDGPAAALLNIGLRRLGTDPAALGRYQTLLCINPPLFDVHQTLLSPAQHHVALIGTKGLMVLELPKRWGKNSEFEGGKSTVNCSTIPIAERFFTSSTSLTLKHAAWYPCDTLEPHIVLLTSDNTIRFYSLKVPQTPIKVIVLSDTEEETLAIKTGRAYTASLGETAVAFDFGPQVPVPKHVLGQRGSEEVLGYPLYILYENGETFLTYISLLQSAGSLGKLLGPLPMHPAAEDNYGYDACAVLCLPCVPNILVIATEAGMLYHCVVLDGEEDDEQSEKSWDPRSDLIPSLYVFECVELELALKLATGDEEDPLESDFSCPIKLHQDPKCPSRYHCTHEAGVHSVGLTWINKLHKFLGSDEEDKDSLQELGAEQKCFVEHILCTKPLPCRQPAPIRGFWIVSDVLGPTMICITNTYECITRPLLEDKELAVSPLRIVADSEHSFEKHIQGILQRASANPLHLKSADKDAAPPPEECLQLLSRATQVFREEYILKQDLAKEEIQQRVKLLWGQKKKQMEDLNYCREERKSLREMAERLADKYEEAKEKQEDIMNRMKKVLRSFHSQLPVLSDTEKDMKKELQTIHDQLQHLSNAIRQVKMKKEYQQKQMEKGRSPRKPSISLSAYQSKCIQAVLREEGEHIREMVKQINDIRSHVNF, encoded by the exons ATGGCGGCCGATTGCGGCCCGGCGGAGCAGTGGCGCGCGGCGCTGCCGCAGCACGCGCTGTTCGGCCGGCTCCGCGAGcgcgcgcccgccgcccccggcccgccgcgGCTCCGCGACCTCCTGTGCGGGCTGGGCGCCgacctgctgctctgggacgGGCCCGCCGCCGCCCTGCTCAACATCGGCCTGCGCCGCCTCGGCACCGACCCCGCCGCGCTCGGCCGCTACCAG accCTTCTGTGCATAAACCCGCCCCTCTTCGACGTGCACCAGAcgctgctgagccctgcccagcaccatgTGGCTCTCATTGGTACCAAGGGGCTcatggtgctggagctgcccaagCGCTGGGGCAAGAATTCCGAGTTTGAAGGTGGGAAATCCACGGTGAACTGTAG CACCATTCCTATTGCGGAACGGTTCTTCACCAGCTCAACATCCCTGACCTTAAAGCACGCAGCCTGGTACCCCTGTGACACCTTGGAGCCCCACATTGTGCTCCTGACATCTGACAACACCATAAG gTTTTACAGTCTGAAGGTGCCTCAGACACCCATCAAAGTGATTGTGCTTTCAGACACTGAGGAGGAGACCCTTGCAATCAAAACAGG gagagccTACACAGCGTCCCTGGGCGAGACGGCCGTGGCCTTCGACTTCGGGCCGCAGGTGCCGGTGCCCAAGCACGTCCTGGGCCAGCGCGGCAGCGAGGAGGTGCTGGGCTACCCCCTGTACATCCTCTACGAGAATGGAGAGACCTTCCTCACCTACATCAGCCTGCTCCAGAG tgctggcagcctggggaagctgctgggcCCCCTGCCCATGCACCCAGCAGCCGAGGACAACTACGGCTACGACGCCTGCGCcgtgctgtgcctgccctgcgTCCCCAACATCCTGGTCATCGCCACCGAGGCGGGCATGCTCTACCACTGCGTGGTGCTCGAtggggaggaggatgatgagCAG TCAGAAAAGTCCTGGGACCCAAGATCTGATCTTATTCCTTCCCTGTACGTGTTTGAATGTGTTGAGCTGGAACTTGCACTGAAACTGGCCACAGGAGATGAAGAAGATCCTTTGGAGTCTGACTTCTCTTGCCCAATCAAGCTGCACCAAG ATCCCAAATGTCCCTCTAGATACCACTGCACACACGAAGCTGGTGTCCACAGTGTGGGCTTGACATGGATCAATAAACTGCACAAATTCCTTGGTTCAG ATGAGGAAGACAAAGACAGTTTACAAGAGCTGGGGGCAGAACAGAAGTGCTTTGTTGAACATATTCTCTGTACAAAACCACTGCCATGCAG GCAGCCTGCTCCAATTAGAGGATTTTGGATCGTTTCTGATGTCCTGGGGCCCACAATGATCTGCATCACCAACACCTATGAGTGCATTACAAGGCCTCTCTT GGAGGACAAGGAGCTGGCCGTGTCCCCGCTGCGCATCGTGGCCGACTCGGAGCACTCCTTCGAGAAGCACATCCAGGGCATCCTGCAGCGCGCCTCTGCCAACCCCCTGCACCTCAA ATCTGCAGATAAGGACGCTGCTCCTCCCCCTGAAGAATGCCTtcagctcctcagcagagcCACCCAGGTGTTCAGAGAGGAATATATACTGAAACAGGACCTGGCAAAAGAGGAAATTCAGCAAAG AGTgaagctgctgtggggacagaaaaagaaacagatggAGGATCTGAATTACTGTCGAGAGGAGAG GAAAAGCCTGCGGGAAATGGCCGAGCGCTTGGCTGACAAGTATGAGGAAGCCAAGGAGAAGCAAGAGGACATCATGAACAG GATGAAGAAAGTCCTTCGGAGTTTCCACTCCCAGCTTCCTGTTCTGTCTGACACTGAAAAGGATATGAAGAAGGAACTGCAGACAATCCATGACCAGCTGCAGCATCTGAGCAATGCCATCAGACAG GTGAAGATGAAGAAGGAATACCAACAGAAGCAGATGGAGAAGGGGCGAAGCCCCCGCAAACCCAGCATCAGCCTCAGTGCCTACCAGAGCAAGTGCATCCAGGCTGTCCTGAGAGAGGA GGGAGAACACATCCGGGAGATGGTGAAACAGATCAACGACATCAGGAGCCACGTGAATTTCTGA
- the RPAIN gene encoding RPA-interacting protein isoform X3 — translation MAAPVQRHRARYKSPGGPPWRETYRRRCMERLRSSRAQLLQRYRQAGDGPCAAAPGALLVQEVMEQEWQELRDRLPGLGGDQPMEQMLEDPDELAVLEEIQQELILQEQLVIEEYERSQRFDEECLNAMLDGLDATDRVICPEQPDCAGSLGLLPVWTVHQHTGYDRREASVTSGKHLDRAQPEVLAQP, via the exons ATGGCGGCGCCGGTGCAGCGGCACCGAGCGCGGTACAAGAGCCCGGGCGGGCCGCCATGGAGGGAGACGTACCGCAGG CGCTGCATGGAGCGGCTGAGGAGCAGCCGGGCGCAGCTGCTGCAGCGGTACCGCCAGGCCGGGGACGGGCCGTGCGCCGCGGCCCCGGGAGCGCTGCTGGTGcaggaggtgatggagcaggAGTGGCAGGAGCTGCGGGACAGGCTGCCCGGCCTCGGCGGAGATCAGCCCATGGAGCAG ATGCTGGAGGACCCTgatgagctggcagtgctggaagagATCCAACAAGAATTGATCTTGCAAG AGCAGTTGGTTATTGAGGAGTACGAGCGGAGCCAGCGCTTCGATGAGGAATGTCTCAACGCCATGCTCGACGGCCTGGATGCCACTGACAGGGTCATCTGCCCA GAACAACCTGACTGTGCAGGCTCACTTGGTTTGTTGCCAGTGTGGACTGTACATCAGCACACAG GATATGACAGAAGGGAAGCTTCGGTCACTTCTGGAAAGCACCTtgacagagcacagccagaggtgCTTGCACAGCCCTGA
- the C1QBP gene encoding complement component 1 Q subcomponent-binding protein, mitochondrial, whose amino-acid sequence MLLARSLRAAAAALRPLPLPLPRRPLSSAAPRALLPPPAAAPGLARSLWQLGGGAARSALLRPRRGSAGRVSCGCGGLHTEGDKAFAQFLTDEIQEEKKIQKHKSLPKVSGGWELEVHGTEAKLVRKIAGEKITVTFNINNSIPPSAEEDAQEQQKPDEQEPELTSTPNFVVEVIKDDTKQTLVLDCHFPEDEIGHEGEEESDIFTIREVSFQPTGEADWKDTNYTLNTDSLDWALYDHLMDFLADRGVDNTFADELIELSTALEHQEYIKFLEDLKSFVKCQ is encoded by the exons ATGCTGCTCGCCCGCTCCCtgcgcgccgccgccgccgcgctgcGCCCCTTGCCGCTGCCTTTGCCGCGCCGCCCGCTCAGCTCCGCGGCGCCCcgggcgctgctgccgccgcccgccgccgcgccgggcCTGGCGCGCTCGCTGTGGCAGCtgggcggcggcgcggcgcgcTCGGCGCTGCTGCGGCCGCGGCGGGGCTCGGCCGGCCGCGTGTCCTGCGGCTGCGGCGGGCTGCACACCGAGG gAGACAAAGCCTTTGCACAGTTCCTGACGGATGAGATCCAGGAAGAGAAGAAGATCCAGAAGCACAAATCGCTGCCCAAGGTGTCCGgggggtgggagctggaggTCCATGGCACAGAGGCCAAGCTGGTGCGGAAGATCGCGGGGGAAAA GATAACTGTTACATTCAACATCAATAACAGCATTCCACCCTCGGCTGAAGAAGAcgctcaggagcagcagaaacctGATGAGCAGGAG CCTGAACTTACATCAACTCCAAACTTTGTTGTGGAAGTAATAAAAGATGATACAAAACAGACCCTTGTGCTTGACTGCCATTTTCCTGAAGATGAG ATTGGACatgaaggagaggaagaaagtgATATTTTCACAATTCGGGAGGTCAGCTTCCAGCCCACTGGAGAAGCTGACTGGAAGGACACCAACTACACCCTCAACACGGATTCCCTTGACTGG GCTCTCTATGATCACTTGATGGATTTCCTGGCTGACAGAGGAGTGGACAACACCTTTGCTGATGAGTTAAtagagctcagcactgctctggaaCACCAGGAGTACATCAAATTCCTTGAAGACCTGAAAAGCTTTGTCAAATGTCAGTAG
- the RPAIN gene encoding RPA-interacting protein isoform X1 — protein MAAPVQRHRARYKSPGGPPWRETYRRRCMERLRSSRAQLLQRYRQAGDGPCAAAPGALLVQEVMEQEWQELRDRLPGLGGDQPMEQMLEDPDELAVLEEIQQELILQEQLVIEEYERSQRFDEECLNAMLDGLDATDRVICPVCRKNNLTVQAHLVCCQCGLYISTQDMTEGKLRSLLESTLTEHSQRCLHSPEFTVTSGMEEEASLLMSCPVSVNVRFLERIPAWIHVSVTWTETTSLLIPEVCDSWMILL, from the exons ATGGCGGCGCCGGTGCAGCGGCACCGAGCGCGGTACAAGAGCCCGGGCGGGCCGCCATGGAGGGAGACGTACCGCAGG CGCTGCATGGAGCGGCTGAGGAGCAGCCGGGCGCAGCTGCTGCAGCGGTACCGCCAGGCCGGGGACGGGCCGTGCGCCGCGGCCCCGGGAGCGCTGCTGGTGcaggaggtgatggagcaggAGTGGCAGGAGCTGCGGGACAGGCTGCCCGGCCTCGGCGGAGATCAGCCCATGGAGCAG ATGCTGGAGGACCCTgatgagctggcagtgctggaagagATCCAACAAGAATTGATCTTGCAAG AGCAGTTGGTTATTGAGGAGTACGAGCGGAGCCAGCGCTTCGATGAGGAATGTCTCAACGCCATGCTCGACGGCCTGGATGCCACTGACAGGGTCATCTGCCCAGTATGTAGGAA GAACAACCTGACTGTGCAGGCTCACTTGGTTTGTTGCCAGTGTGGACTGTACATCAGCACACAG GATATGACAGAAGGGAAGCTTCGGTCACTTCTGGAAAGCACCTtgacagagcacagccagaggtgCTTGCACAGCCCTGAGTTCACAGTCACCAGTGGCATGGAGGAGGAAGCCAGTCTGCTCATGAGCTGCCCAGTGAGTGTAAATGTCAGGTTCCTGGAAAGGATTCCTGCTTGGATCCATGTCTCAGTTACATGGACAGAAACCACAAGTCTGTTGATCCCTGAG GTCTGTGACTCCTGGATGATCCTCCTCTAA
- the RPAIN gene encoding RPA-interacting protein isoform X2, producing the protein MAAPVQRHRARYKSPGGPPWRETYRRRCMERLRSSRAQLLQRYRQAGDGPCAAAPGALLVQEVMEQEWQELRDRLPGLGGDQPMEQMLEDPDELAVLEEIQQELILQEQLVIEEYERSQRFDEECLNAMLDGLDATDRVICPVCRKNNLTVQAHLVCCQCGLYISTQDMTEGKLRSLLESTLTEHSQRCLHSPEFTVTSGMEEEASLLMSCPVCDSWMILL; encoded by the exons ATGGCGGCGCCGGTGCAGCGGCACCGAGCGCGGTACAAGAGCCCGGGCGGGCCGCCATGGAGGGAGACGTACCGCAGG CGCTGCATGGAGCGGCTGAGGAGCAGCCGGGCGCAGCTGCTGCAGCGGTACCGCCAGGCCGGGGACGGGCCGTGCGCCGCGGCCCCGGGAGCGCTGCTGGTGcaggaggtgatggagcaggAGTGGCAGGAGCTGCGGGACAGGCTGCCCGGCCTCGGCGGAGATCAGCCCATGGAGCAG ATGCTGGAGGACCCTgatgagctggcagtgctggaagagATCCAACAAGAATTGATCTTGCAAG AGCAGTTGGTTATTGAGGAGTACGAGCGGAGCCAGCGCTTCGATGAGGAATGTCTCAACGCCATGCTCGACGGCCTGGATGCCACTGACAGGGTCATCTGCCCAGTATGTAGGAA GAACAACCTGACTGTGCAGGCTCACTTGGTTTGTTGCCAGTGTGGACTGTACATCAGCACACAG GATATGACAGAAGGGAAGCTTCGGTCACTTCTGGAAAGCACCTtgacagagcacagccagaggtgCTTGCACAGCCCTGAGTTCACAGTCACCAGTGGCATGGAGGAGGAAGCCAGTCTGCTCATGAGCTGCCCA GTCTGTGACTCCTGGATGATCCTCCTCTAA
- the NUP88 gene encoding nuclear pore complex protein Nup88 isoform X1: protein MAADCGPAEQWRAALPQHALFGRLRERAPAAPGPPRLRDLLCGLGADLLLWDGPAAALLNIGLRRLGTDPAALGRYQTLLCINPPLFDVHQTLLSPAQHHVALIGTKGLMVLELPKRWGKNSEFEGGKSTVNCSTIPIAERFFTSSTSLTLKHAAWYPCDTLEPHIVLLTSDNTIRFYSLKVPQTPIKVIVLSDTEEETLAIKTGRAYTASLGETAVAFDFGPQVPVPKHVLGQRGSEEVLGYPLYILYENGETFLTYISLLQSAGSLGKLLGPLPMHPAAEDNYGYDACAVLCLPCVPNILVIATEAGMLYHCVVLDGEEDDEQSEKSWDPRSDLIPSLYVFECVELELALKLATGDEEDPLESDFSCPIKLHQDPKCPSRYHCTHEAGVHSVGLTWINKLHKFLGSDEEDKDSLQELGAEQKCFVEHILCTKPLPCRQPAPIRGFWIVSDVLGPTMICITNTYECITRPLLSTVHPASPPLLCTREDKELAVSPLRIVADSEHSFEKHIQGILQRASANPLHLKSADKDAAPPPEECLQLLSRATQVFREEYILKQDLAKEEIQQRVKLLWGQKKKQMEDLNYCREERKSLREMAERLADKYEEAKEKQEDIMNRMKKVLRSFHSQLPVLSDTEKDMKKELQTIHDQLQHLSNAIRQVKMKKEYQQKQMEKGRSPRKPSISLSAYQSKCIQAVLREEGEHIREMVKQINDIRSHVNF, encoded by the exons ATGGCGGCCGATTGCGGCCCGGCGGAGCAGTGGCGCGCGGCGCTGCCGCAGCACGCGCTGTTCGGCCGGCTCCGCGAGcgcgcgcccgccgcccccggcccgccgcgGCTCCGCGACCTCCTGTGCGGGCTGGGCGCCgacctgctgctctgggacgGGCCCGCCGCCGCCCTGCTCAACATCGGCCTGCGCCGCCTCGGCACCGACCCCGCCGCGCTCGGCCGCTACCAG accCTTCTGTGCATAAACCCGCCCCTCTTCGACGTGCACCAGAcgctgctgagccctgcccagcaccatgTGGCTCTCATTGGTACCAAGGGGCTcatggtgctggagctgcccaagCGCTGGGGCAAGAATTCCGAGTTTGAAGGTGGGAAATCCACGGTGAACTGTAG CACCATTCCTATTGCGGAACGGTTCTTCACCAGCTCAACATCCCTGACCTTAAAGCACGCAGCCTGGTACCCCTGTGACACCTTGGAGCCCCACATTGTGCTCCTGACATCTGACAACACCATAAG gTTTTACAGTCTGAAGGTGCCTCAGACACCCATCAAAGTGATTGTGCTTTCAGACACTGAGGAGGAGACCCTTGCAATCAAAACAGG gagagccTACACAGCGTCCCTGGGCGAGACGGCCGTGGCCTTCGACTTCGGGCCGCAGGTGCCGGTGCCCAAGCACGTCCTGGGCCAGCGCGGCAGCGAGGAGGTGCTGGGCTACCCCCTGTACATCCTCTACGAGAATGGAGAGACCTTCCTCACCTACATCAGCCTGCTCCAGAG tgctggcagcctggggaagctgctgggcCCCCTGCCCATGCACCCAGCAGCCGAGGACAACTACGGCTACGACGCCTGCGCcgtgctgtgcctgccctgcgTCCCCAACATCCTGGTCATCGCCACCGAGGCGGGCATGCTCTACCACTGCGTGGTGCTCGAtggggaggaggatgatgagCAG TCAGAAAAGTCCTGGGACCCAAGATCTGATCTTATTCCTTCCCTGTACGTGTTTGAATGTGTTGAGCTGGAACTTGCACTGAAACTGGCCACAGGAGATGAAGAAGATCCTTTGGAGTCTGACTTCTCTTGCCCAATCAAGCTGCACCAAG ATCCCAAATGTCCCTCTAGATACCACTGCACACACGAAGCTGGTGTCCACAGTGTGGGCTTGACATGGATCAATAAACTGCACAAATTCCTTGGTTCAG ATGAGGAAGACAAAGACAGTTTACAAGAGCTGGGGGCAGAACAGAAGTGCTTTGTTGAACATATTCTCTGTACAAAACCACTGCCATGCAG GCAGCCTGCTCCAATTAGAGGATTTTGGATCGTTTCTGATGTCCTGGGGCCCACAATGATCTGCATCACCAACACCTATGAGTGCATTACAAGGCCTCTCTT AAGCACTGTCCaccctgcctcccctcccctgctgtgCACCAGGGAGGACAAGGAGCTGGCCGTGTCCCCGCTGCGCATCGTGGCCGACTCGGAGCACTCCTTCGAGAAGCACATCCAGGGCATCCTGCAGCGCGCCTCTGCCAACCCCCTGCACCTCAA ATCTGCAGATAAGGACGCTGCTCCTCCCCCTGAAGAATGCCTtcagctcctcagcagagcCACCCAGGTGTTCAGAGAGGAATATATACTGAAACAGGACCTGGCAAAAGAGGAAATTCAGCAAAG AGTgaagctgctgtggggacagaaaaagaaacagatggAGGATCTGAATTACTGTCGAGAGGAGAG GAAAAGCCTGCGGGAAATGGCCGAGCGCTTGGCTGACAAGTATGAGGAAGCCAAGGAGAAGCAAGAGGACATCATGAACAG GATGAAGAAAGTCCTTCGGAGTTTCCACTCCCAGCTTCCTGTTCTGTCTGACACTGAAAAGGATATGAAGAAGGAACTGCAGACAATCCATGACCAGCTGCAGCATCTGAGCAATGCCATCAGACAG GTGAAGATGAAGAAGGAATACCAACAGAAGCAGATGGAGAAGGGGCGAAGCCCCCGCAAACCCAGCATCAGCCTCAGTGCCTACCAGAGCAAGTGCATCCAGGCTGTCCTGAGAGAGGA GGGAGAACACATCCGGGAGATGGTGAAACAGATCAACGACATCAGGAGCCACGTGAATTTCTGA